In Fragaria vesca subsp. vesca linkage group LG1, FraVesHawaii_1.0, whole genome shotgun sequence, the sequence GTATGGGTTTTCAAAGTTGAGCTATTTGAAAATATGCACACAGCCTTAAGAGAATGTTTATAAACCGTACTAATTACAGTTATGTGAATGTTACTGTGATTCTCATAGTGGTGATCAAATACTTGTAGGCTCATGTATACCAGTCAAGATCTGGTTGTGCTGCATTCCTTGCCAATTATGACACAAAATACCCCGTGAGAGTGACATTTTGGAATAAGCAATATAACCTGCCACCTTGGTCCATAAGCATTCTTCCTGATTGCAAAACTGAAGTATTTAACACTGCAAGGGTGAGGAGATATATATATTTGTTCCTTTGCTTAGTCTAGTAAATCGACTTTCTTTTTTGTTACCTAAAATTTTTATAGACCGTAAATTACATATTTTGTTGGACATTTCTATTATGTAGTATTGACAGAGTTCTCTGCTACAGGTTGGCCAGAGTCCACCAACGAAGATGACACCAGTAGCTCACCTTTCTTGGCAAGCTTACATTGAAGATGTTGCCACATCTGCTGATGACAATGCATTTACATCAGTCGGACTTCGTGAGCAATTAAGTGTCACTTGGGATAACACAGACTACTTGTGGTACATGACAGAGTAAGTACTTTACAATCTTTTTCTAGATTTTCTACATGTTATTTGCTTTTGCCAAGTTACTCATTGAAATTTCTGTTGCTCAGTATCACAATAGGTCCTAATGAACAATTTTTAAGAACTGGAAAGTACCCCACTCTCAAAGTCGATTCAGCTGGGCATGCCTTGCATGTTTTCATCAATGGTCAACTATCAGGTAAATGAAAGTTTGAAAGAGGATCTGCTTATAACACATTGGAGCACTCCAATCGGTTTGAGTCTGACAACTTATGAGTTTATCTACCTTTACTGCAGGATCTGCTTATGGAACATTGGCGTCCCCCAAATTAGAATTTAATCAGGGTGTGAAGCTGAGAGCTGGCATAAACAAGCTTGCTTTACTTAGTGTTTCAGTTGGTCTGGCGGTTAGTTCCCTCAATTCTCCATTGTGACTGTGGCCTTTATTTAACCTAGATATAGAAACTGACATATATGCAAAACAGAATGTTGGTCTGCACTTTGAGACATGGAATACTGGAGTTCTTGGGCCAGTCACGTTGGCTGGTGTGAATTCGGGAACATGGGATATGTCACGATGGCAATGGACCTACAAGGTATGTTGTTCTTTCATTTTTCTGTTTCACTTCCTTCACCAGTAAAACTTCCTTTTGTTAACCCCATTAGCAAGAACTGAAGCCAAGACTTCTTAACTTTTTGTTGAGGCAGGTTGGCATGAGAGGTGAAGATATGAGCCTCCATACCGTCAGTGGAAGTTCTTCTGTTGAATGGGTACAAGGATCACTATTGGCTCAATATCGACCCCTTACATGGTATAAGGCTATTTTAAATGCACCACCAGGAAATGCACCATTAGCTTTAGATATGGGTAGCATGGGAAAGGGTCAAATGTGGATTAATGGTCAGAGCATCGGACGCCATTGGCCAGCATATAAAGCACACGGGAGTTGTGGTGCTTGTTACTATGCTGGTACTTATACTGAAAACAAATGCCGAACAAATTGTGGACAGCCCTCTCAGAGATGGTGAGTAAAGTTCATCTTCTTCATGTCTATGCATGTCTTTGTTTTTGTGAATCAGAATGATCATGATAGAGCTGTTTTTCCAGGTACCATGTTCCCCGCTCGTGGTTGAAGTCAAGTGGGAATTTATTGGTTGTGTTTGAAGAATGGGGTGGTGATCCGACTAAGATTTCTTTGGTAGCAAGAAGTTGAGTTTGTGAAATTTCTGGAGGAGATCCAGCAAATTTGAAGATTGCAACAATAAAGTCTCGTATAAATTTGTCTTCAATATATATATATAGGCCTTTACAACCATAGCCAATTGTAAATAGTGAAAATGTTTGGTTATATACATAGCCACATAGGTATTGTATACTAGGTCTACATGCAAAGTATGTATTCCTTAGATATGCGCAAGCATTTTCTGTATCTCTGTAAAGAAGTGTGGAAGAGCAAAGCAATTTCTTTTTGCTTGTAAGAATAAAATGAGAAATCAATATAGAGCCTACTTTTGAATGACATTTCAGCGTCTGCTTTAGCTTCATATCATTGTCTCTGAGGGAGTTCACAAACTTGTCATCCTTGTACTTCTAGTGCAGCAGAGAAACAGATTGGCATGGTCTCTTTTAGTAACAGATTAGTGTTCTTTGACTCGAGCCATAAATGACATCTTCTACATCTTCGTAGACATCGAATACTTCTTGTCCTAGAGGCTTCTACTGATGCAGCAGTTTGGATTAGGCTCAAGTACAGGCTGCCCTGCATTCCCATGCTAGCATCAAATAGCGAAGCATACAAACTACATCAGTTTCACTCCATGGAATCAAGTTCTCAACCCCTTTGGGGCAACCGCGCAAAACCAGCAGGATTCTCTATTACAATTTATTTTATGCAGACCAAAAACTACATGTGTTTTTGCTTCAGATCAATGCACATTGCACCCCCTTGTGTATTGAATCCATCTAACCCTCTATTCCGAGTCCAAGTTACTTGGTCTGTAAGATAAAACCGACAAATTTGCTGGGTAGTAATTGCAAGGGGATAAAAAATTTGTCAGTCATTTCTTGGCACACTGGCAAATGGCATCTTTGATCAAATTAACTGAACTAGAAACTCAACCCCAGAAGCTAGACCCGTGATGCACAAATCTACTACCACCATGTCACATGTTCTAACAAAAAAATGCTGCACAGTTTGCATACTAACAAAATGTCTCTAAAAGATACTAAATTGTAAAAGTTCTGAATGTTTAATCCCACATAAACCTAAACCAGAAACTCGTGTTCAATTATGGAAGATTGTTTTTTTTTAAAAGTACTTTTTATTAAAGACAAACTCTTTGGTGGTTGGAATTGACAACTTGATATGAGGAATAAGACCCCGTGAATGGAATAATCATCTGCTCCCTCCAAACACAAAGAAGCCCTTCTCTGCCTCACAATCCAGAATGATCTCAACGCCGCCGTGTCGACATTCTTCGACGCCACAACAAACACCGTCCGGCACCCAATTCCCGCTCTCTGATCTGAAGCGGCTGGCCGGAAAAAGGTACTCTCTTTCTGAATTTGGACCCATGAAATTATGGTTTAACATTCATTCTGTTTCTTCCTTGTATGTTTGGTCTGACTGTCTGAGAAAATCAGTGTCTGAAAATTTCAGTTTCTACAGTGCCCTTTGCAGTGCTGGTCTTGTTCTGCCAGCTGGATTTTTATTATATTTATACATTATTAGTGTTTGTCTAGGTGGTGCCAATGTGGCATCTACGTGGTGCCAATGTGGCATCCATGTAGGCAGAAACTGTTTTCTTGACCATAAAGTCAACTATGAATGTGTCCTACCGTCACCTGGTAGGGAAAGCCTTACAACAGTTCGATGCATTCT encodes:
- the LOC101298058 gene encoding beta-galactosidase-like, with protein sequence MWNVNMWRTMFFLLFLVSWLSSALASVGYDHRAIIVNGKRRILISGSIHYPRSTPEMWPDLLQKAKDGGLDVIQTYVFWNGHEPSPGKYYFEDRYDLVKFIKLAQQHGLFVHLRIGPYICAEWNFGGFPVWLKYVPGIAFRTDNRPFMAAMEKFTQKIVYMMKAERLFQTQGGPIILSQIENEYGPVEWEIGAPGRSYTQWAAKMAVGLNTGVPWVMCKQEDAPDPIIDTCNGFYCENFTPNKNYKPKMWTEIWTGWYTEFGGAVPTRPAQDLAFSVARFIQNGGSFANYYMYHGGTNFGRTAGGPFIATSYDYDAPLDEYGLPREPKYSHLKYMHKAIKMAEPALLATDAAVSKLGNNQEAHVYQSRSGCAAFLANYDTKYPVRVTFWNKQYNLPPWSISILPDCKTEVFNTARVGQSPPTKMTPVAHLSWQAYIEDVATSADDNAFTSVGLREQLSVTWDNTDYLWYMTDITIGPNEQFLRTGKYPTLKVDSAGHALHVFINGQLSGSAYGTLASPKLEFNQGVKLRAGINKLALLSVSVGLANVGLHFETWNTGVLGPVTLAGVNSGTWDMSRWQWTYKVGMRGEDMSLHTVSGSSSVEWVQGSLLAQYRPLTWYKAILNAPPGNAPLALDMGSMGKGQMWINGQSIGRHWPAYKAHGSCGACYYAGTYTENKCRTNCGQPSQRWYHVPRSWLKSSGNLLVVFEEWGGDPTKISLVARS